The proteins below come from a single Streptococcus hyointestinalis genomic window:
- a CDS encoding extracellular solute-binding protein: MKWYQKLGILGLLSVAGLSLAACHKSSSDSNTGKVTIEYFNQKKEMDSTLREIIKDFEKENPDIHVKMTSVPAAGTVLKTRMLSGDIPDVIGIYPQNIDFQEWAKAGYFYDMTNQDYLKRLKNNYANNYAINGKIYNVPLTANVSGIYYNKDKFKELGLTVPETWDEFVTLVEQIKAKGEIPFSVAGTEGWTLNGYHQLSLITITGSNDKANAYLRFSKPNAIKATDKVLKEDAKKLDLLADKGNQQKNWKGASYNDALVSFANEEVLMTSNGSWALAAIRQQNPKFEIGTFAFPGKNKADKATVGAGDLALSISSKTKHLKAANQFVSYMTSAKAMQKYYDVDGSPVAVKGVREDTNSPLQGLNELAFTSKHYVWLGQYWNSEDDFFSATANYLMTQNRNELANELNAFFNPMKADVD, encoded by the coding sequence ATGAAATGGTATCAAAAACTAGGGATTCTAGGCTTGCTCAGTGTTGCTGGTTTGAGTCTTGCAGCTTGTCATAAGAGCAGCTCAGACAGTAACACAGGTAAGGTCACTATAGAATATTTTAATCAGAAAAAAGAGATGGATAGTACCTTAAGAGAGATTATTAAGGATTTTGAAAAGGAGAACCCTGATATCCATGTTAAGATGACCAGCGTGCCTGCTGCAGGTACGGTTCTAAAGACCCGCATGCTATCAGGAGATATTCCAGATGTTATCGGTATCTATCCACAAAATATAGACTTTCAGGAGTGGGCAAAAGCAGGCTATTTTTATGATATGACGAATCAAGATTATCTTAAACGCCTGAAAAATAACTATGCAAACAATTATGCTATTAACGGAAAAATTTATAATGTGCCACTAACAGCTAATGTCTCAGGGATTTATTATAACAAGGATAAATTTAAAGAGCTAGGGCTAACTGTTCCTGAAACATGGGATGAATTTGTGACATTAGTTGAGCAAATCAAAGCCAAAGGTGAAATCCCATTTTCAGTTGCTGGCACAGAAGGTTGGACGTTAAATGGTTATCATCAGCTTTCTCTGATTACAATTACGGGCAGTAACGATAAGGCAAACGCTTATTTACGCTTTTCAAAACCAAATGCTATCAAGGCTACAGACAAAGTATTGAAAGAAGATGCTAAAAAATTAGATTTATTAGCAGACAAGGGCAATCAGCAAAAGAATTGGAAAGGTGCTTCTTACAATGATGCTCTCGTTTCTTTTGCTAATGAAGAAGTGCTAATGACTTCGAATGGCTCTTGGGCACTTGCTGCTATTCGTCAGCAAAATCCTAAGTTTGAGATTGGAACATTTGCTTTTCCAGGAAAAAATAAAGCAGACAAAGCGACTGTTGGAGCAGGCGACTTAGCTCTCTCCATATCTAGTAAAACAAAGCATCTAAAAGCTGCTAATCAATTTGTATCTTATATGACAAGTGCAAAAGCTATGCAAAAATACTATGATGTAGATGGTTCACCAGTAGCTGTTAAAGGGGTAAGAGAAGATACAAATTCTCCGCTTCAGGGACTCAATGAACTCGCTTTTACAAGTAAGCACTATGTTTGGTTAGGGCAATATTGGAACAGTGAAGATGACTTTTTCTCTGCAACAGCCAATTATCTGATGACACAAAATCGGAATGAGTTGGCAAACGAATTAAACGCATTCTTTAACCCAATGAAAGCTGATGTAGACTAG
- a CDS encoding carbohydrate ABC transporter permease codes for MIRKFLNRYWGWTFLFVPLVLQVIFFYFPMFQGAFYSFTNWTGLTYQFDFVGFNNYKLLMIDGKFMKAILFTLVLTIALIIGEIVLGLLVARVLNSKIKGKTFFRAWFFFPAVLSGLTVSLIFKQVLNYGLPAIGEALHIDFLKDSLLGTTGGAVFASIFVLLWQGVAMPIIIFLSGLQSIPSDIVEASAIDGANSRQTFFNIELPYLLPSISMVFIMALKAGLTAFDQIFALTGGGPNNATTSIGLLVYNYAFKSNQYGYANAIALILFLIIGVVSIAQIKLSRRFEV; via the coding sequence ATGATTAGAAAATTTTTGAATCGCTATTGGGGTTGGACGTTCTTGTTTGTACCGTTGGTGCTCCAAGTTATCTTCTTTTACTTTCCTATGTTTCAAGGCGCTTTTTACAGTTTTACCAATTGGACAGGGCTGACTTATCAATTTGACTTTGTTGGTTTTAATAACTATAAATTGCTGATGATTGATGGAAAATTCATGAAAGCTATTCTCTTCACTTTAGTGTTAACGATTGCGTTAATCATCGGAGAGATTGTTTTGGGGCTGTTAGTTGCGCGTGTGCTTAATTCTAAGATTAAGGGTAAGACCTTTTTTAGAGCTTGGTTCTTTTTCCCAGCGGTTTTGTCTGGTTTGACGGTCTCCCTCATTTTTAAACAAGTGCTTAATTATGGTTTACCTGCTATCGGTGAAGCGTTACATATTGACTTTTTAAAGGATAGCCTGCTTGGGACAACAGGTGGCGCTGTATTTGCTTCTATTTTTGTTCTCCTTTGGCAGGGGGTAGCTATGCCGATTATCATTTTCCTATCTGGTTTACAAAGTATTCCAAGTGATATTGTTGAAGCATCAGCTATTGATGGTGCAAATAGTCGACAAACGTTCTTTAACATTGAACTTCCTTATTTGTTGCCTAGTATTTCTATGGTCTTTATCATGGCGCTAAAGGCAGGACTGACAGCATTTGACCAGATTTTTGCTTTGACAGGTGGGGGTCCAAATAACGCAACAACCTCTATAGGGCTTTTGGTTTACAATTATGCCTTTAAGAGTAATCAGTACGGCTATGCCAATGCCATTGCTTTAATTCTATTTCTTATCATCGGGGTTGTGTCTATTGCTCAGATAAAATTATCACGCCGCTTTGAGGTTTAG
- a CDS encoding carbohydrate ABC transporter permease, whose protein sequence is MKKEERLTLLWKYILLAVGSILILIPLLATIFSSFKTTQDIMKHFFAFPNPATLANYTRLLADGIEDYFLNSALITVLSVLLVMLFIPAAAYSIARHMSRQKAYAIMYSLLILGIFVPFQVIMIPITVMMSRLGLANMWGLIILYLTYAVPQTLFLYVGYIKLSIPDSLDEAAMIDGADRFVTYRKVIFPMLKPMHATTLIINALWFWNDFMLPLLILNKDSKMWTLPLFQYNYTGQYFNDYGPSFASYVVGIITITIVYLIFQKNIIAGMSNGAVK, encoded by the coding sequence ATGAAAAAAGAAGAACGTTTAACGTTATTGTGGAAGTATATCTTGCTTGCTGTGGGGTCTATCTTGATTTTAATTCCCCTTCTTGCAACAATCTTTTCTTCCTTCAAAACAACACAGGATATTATGAAGCATTTCTTTGCTTTTCCTAATCCTGCGACATTAGCTAACTACACACGATTATTGGCAGATGGTATTGAGGATTATTTTTTGAATTCTGCCTTGATTACGGTATTATCAGTGCTGTTGGTTATGCTCTTTATTCCAGCTGCAGCCTATTCCATTGCCCGTCATATGTCACGTCAAAAAGCCTATGCTATCATGTATTCACTGCTAATTTTGGGTATTTTTGTTCCCTTTCAAGTCATTATGATTCCTATTACCGTCATGATGAGTCGCTTAGGGTTAGCAAATATGTGGGGCTTGATTATCCTCTATCTGACCTACGCTGTACCTCAGACACTTTTCCTCTATGTAGGCTATATCAAGTTGAGTATTCCAGATAGTTTAGATGAGGCAGCAATGATTGATGGTGCTGATCGCTTTGTCACTTATCGTAAGGTCATCTTTCCAATGTTAAAACCAATGCATGCGACTACCCTTATTATCAATGCCCTCTGGTTTTGGAATGACTTTATGTTACCTCTTCTTATCCTAAACAAAGATTCTAAAATGTGGACATTGCCACTTTTTCAATACAATTATACAGGTCAATATTTCAATGATTATGGTCCAAGTTTTGCTTCTTACGTTGTTGGGATTATCACAATCACTATTGTTTACCTTATCTTCCAAAAGAACATTATTGCTGGTATGAGCAATGGAGCTGTTAAATAA